One genomic window of Luteitalea pratensis includes the following:
- a CDS encoding DUF2177 family protein, whose protein sequence is MGDTIKLAAIGAVAFMVLDGVWLGLLMKNFYREQLAPIVRLANGVIAPNWPAALVVYVLLGTGIALLVIPRAPTVPLAAAYGALFGLVVYGVYDFTNYSTLRQWPLVLAFADVAWGVVASAMCAVAVKIVVR, encoded by the coding sequence ATGGGAGACACAATCAAGCTGGCGGCAATCGGCGCCGTGGCCTTCATGGTGCTCGATGGGGTGTGGCTTGGATTGCTGATGAAGAACTTCTACCGCGAGCAGCTCGCGCCGATCGTTCGCCTCGCCAACGGTGTGATCGCGCCCAACTGGCCGGCGGCGCTCGTCGTCTATGTCCTGCTCGGGACCGGCATCGCCCTTCTCGTCATTCCGCGCGCGCCGACCGTCCCGCTCGCAGCCGCCTACGGCGCGCTGTTCGGCCTGGTCGTCTACGGCGTCTACGACTTCACCAACTACTCGACGCTGCGGCAGTGGCCGTTGGTGCTGGCGTTTGCCGACGTGGCGTGGGGCGTCGTGGCGTCAGCGATGTGCGCGGTGGCCGTCAAGATTGTGGTCCGGTGA
- a CDS encoding DUF1365 domain-containing protein, translating to MIESALFIGTLRHRRFAPIAHAFTYPLFMALLDIDCLPELMRVSWVTGYNRFNWASFHDRDHFGDPARPLRERLAVDAARHGMDLPDGRIFLLTHLRYLGYGFNPVSFFYCFDRAEQLQVVLAEVSNTFGGTHNYWLRPEPVSRMFRAAATKSLYVSPFMPAALEYTFVFTPPAGRLVAHMETSEAGSVGFDATLSLERRPWNATEIRRVLVRHPAMTASVMAAIHREALKLWWKGVPVVPRITADGVGERAAQTSMSMQQGD from the coding sequence GTGATCGAGTCGGCGCTGTTCATCGGCACGCTGCGTCATCGGCGGTTTGCACCGATCGCGCACGCGTTCACCTATCCGCTGTTCATGGCATTGCTCGACATCGATTGCCTGCCGGAGTTGATGCGCGTGTCGTGGGTGACCGGCTACAACAGGTTCAACTGGGCCAGCTTCCACGACCGCGATCACTTCGGCGATCCGGCCCGTCCGCTGCGGGAACGCCTCGCCGTCGACGCCGCCCGGCACGGAATGGATCTGCCCGACGGCCGCATCTTCCTGCTGACGCACCTGAGATATCTCGGCTACGGCTTCAATCCGGTCTCGTTCTTCTATTGCTTCGATCGCGCGGAGCAACTGCAGGTGGTGCTGGCCGAGGTGAGCAACACCTTCGGCGGGACCCACAACTACTGGTTGCGGCCCGAGCCGGTCTCGCGCATGTTTCGCGCCGCCGCGACCAAGTCCCTGTACGTCTCGCCGTTCATGCCGGCCGCTCTCGAGTACACCTTTGTCTTCACGCCGCCGGCGGGCCGCCTCGTGGCTCACATGGAGACCAGCGAGGCCGGCTCGGTCGGCTTCGACGCAACGCTGTCGCTCGAACGCCGCCCGTGGAACGCGACGGAGATCCGGCGGGTGCTGGTGCGCCATCCGGCGATGACCGCGAGCGTGATGGCGGCTATCCACCGGGAGGCGCTGAAGTTGTGGTGGAAAGGCGTGCCCGTCGTGCCGCGTATCACCGCAGATGGCGTCGGCGAACGCGCGGCGCAGACGTCCATGTCCATGCAACAGGGCGATTAA
- a CDS encoding SAM-dependent methyltransferase has translation MLTQWAKTAFLSGLDGVTGGTLTVACPDRTYRYGEPGELDAALVVHDDRFFLRALTGSDVGLGESFMDGDWTTPDLIPLVRLMLRSRRALEGSSLLAGALQRLAGGIARRLRDNSLAGSRRHVHRHYDLGNEFFGLFLDRELRMYSCGYFESAVDSLEQAQATKVDRICRALKLSHNDHVLEIGSGWGGFAVWASTHYGCRVTTTTISDEQYRHVRDWRTRIGEAGSRIDVLCADYRELTGEFDKIVSIEMFEAVGLNHYDDYFKAVDRLLVPDGSMLLQTITVDDQWFPKYHGTPDWIETYIFPGGELASVGEILRSLARSTSLSMYHAENFGTHYARTLQAWRTRFHHNLDRVRALGHDERFIRMWDLYLGSCEATFLERHTGLFQLMLLKNGARRRLFNEPWFDVATAPEAAGATESAA, from the coding sequence ATGCTGACGCAGTGGGCGAAGACCGCATTTCTCTCCGGTCTCGACGGCGTGACCGGCGGGACGCTGACCGTCGCCTGCCCGGACCGCACGTACCGGTACGGGGAGCCTGGCGAGTTGGACGCGGCCCTGGTGGTCCACGACGATCGGTTCTTCCTGCGGGCGCTCACGGGCAGCGACGTCGGTCTCGGCGAGTCGTTCATGGATGGCGACTGGACGACGCCCGATCTCATTCCTCTCGTGCGGTTGATGCTGCGCAGCCGTCGGGCACTCGAGGGGTCGAGCCTTCTCGCGGGCGCGCTGCAACGGCTGGCCGGCGGCATCGCTCGCCGCCTGCGGGACAATTCACTCGCGGGCAGCCGGAGGCACGTGCATCGGCACTACGACCTTGGCAACGAGTTCTTCGGCCTCTTCCTCGATCGCGAGCTGCGCATGTATTCGTGCGGCTACTTCGAGTCAGCCGTTGATTCACTCGAACAGGCACAGGCTACGAAGGTCGACCGTATCTGCCGGGCACTGAAGCTCTCGCACAACGATCACGTGCTGGAGATCGGCAGCGGCTGGGGCGGGTTCGCGGTGTGGGCGTCGACGCACTATGGCTGCCGCGTGACGACCACGACAATCAGCGACGAGCAATACCGACACGTGCGGGACTGGCGCACGCGGATTGGCGAGGCCGGGTCCCGCATCGACGTGCTCTGCGCCGACTACCGGGAGTTGACCGGAGAATTCGACAAGATCGTCAGCATCGAAATGTTCGAGGCGGTCGGTCTCAACCACTACGACGATTACTTCAAGGCCGTGGATCGGCTGCTGGTGCCAGACGGCTCGATGCTCCTGCAGACCATCACCGTCGACGACCAGTGGTTCCCGAAGTATCACGGCACGCCGGACTGGATCGAGACGTACATCTTTCCCGGCGGCGAGCTCGCGTCGGTCGGCGAGATTCTTCGCTCGCTCGCACGATCGACATCGCTCTCGATGTATCACGCCGAGAACTTCGGCACGCACTACGCCCGGACGCTGCAGGCGTGGCGCACCCGCTTCCATCACAACCTCGACCGCGTTCGCGCGCTCGGCCATGACGAACGGTTCATTCGCATGTGGGATCTGTATCTGGGATCGTGCGAAGCGACGTTCCTCGAACGCCACACCGGACTCTTCCAGTTGATGTTGCTCAAGAACGGCGCCCGGCGTCGCCTCTTCAACGAGCCGTGGTTCGACGTCGCCACGGCGCCGGAGGCGGCGGGCGCCACCGAGTCGGCGGCCTGA
- a CDS encoding MerR family transcriptional regulator, whose translation MRKPPQAPASYPIRAVSRMTGIGIDTLRAWERRHGAVTPVRDERGRMYTDADVARLRLLRHAVEQGHSIGRLAGLTDTDLHRLAEPAGTIAAPVTDPVRPASLDTGALSAALDTYDTAGLDQEIARLAAVLRPLDLLRDVLMPALVQVGDDWRRGPAGIAQEHLMSSTVRHILGSFLRLYAQPDARVRLLFATPSGDRHEIGTLGAAMLAASSGLGVAYLGPDLPAREIVESVQLAGAQVLVLGLTTASAGKARERELRAIVRDLPRDVELWAGGRGAERHAGIIGPRGLVLPGYDAYQQELVRLGGRVR comes from the coding sequence GTGAGAAAGCCACCCCAGGCTCCCGCGTCCTACCCGATCCGCGCCGTTTCCAGAATGACCGGCATCGGCATCGACACGCTGCGCGCGTGGGAGCGCCGTCATGGCGCCGTGACCCCCGTCCGCGACGAGCGCGGCCGGATGTACACGGACGCCGATGTCGCGCGCCTGCGGCTGTTGCGACACGCCGTCGAGCAGGGACACAGCATCGGGCGCCTCGCCGGGCTCACTGACACTGACCTGCACCGCCTCGCCGAGCCGGCTGGCACGATCGCTGCCCCGGTCACCGATCCGGTCCGACCGGCATCGCTCGATACCGGCGCGCTCAGCGCCGCGCTGGACACGTACGACACCGCGGGGCTCGACCAAGAGATCGCGCGCCTGGCGGCTGTCCTCCGTCCCCTCGACCTGCTCCGCGACGTGCTGATGCCGGCGCTTGTGCAGGTTGGCGACGACTGGCGCCGCGGCCCCGCCGGCATTGCGCAGGAGCACCTGATGTCCTCGACGGTGCGGCACATTCTCGGCTCGTTCCTCCGGCTCTACGCGCAGCCTGATGCCAGGGTCCGATTGCTCTTTGCCACCCCGTCGGGCGACCGCCACGAGATCGGCACGCTTGGCGCGGCGATGCTCGCCGCCAGCAGCGGCCTGGGCGTCGCGTACCTCGGGCCGGATCTTCCGGCTCGGGAGATTGTCGAGAGCGTGCAACTTGCAGGTGCTCAGGTGCTGGTGCTCGGACTGACGACGGCGTCGGCAGGCAAGGCGAGAGAGCGGGAACTTCGCGCGATCGTCCGCGATCTGCCAAGGGACGTCGAGCTATGGGCCGGCGGGCGGGGTGCCGAGCGCCACGCCGGGATCATCGGCCCGCGGGGACTGGTCCTGCCTGGCTACGACGCCTACCAACAGGAACTCGTTCGTCTCGGCGGACGCGTACGGTGA
- a CDS encoding NAD(P)/FAD-dependent oxidoreductase, which translates to MKNIAVIGAGVSGLAAAYLLSRRHRVQLFEKEHRLGGHTNTVLVSTPAGDVALDTGFLVHNDRTYPNLVRLFAELGVATRNSDMSFAVSCRQSGLEYSSRGANGFFAQRWNMVRPSHLSLLREIVRFNREAPALLRAPDGERHTLGDFLESRRFGDAFTHRYLLPMASAIWSASVGAIRSFPAVTLIRFLDNHGLLSLNAQPTWKVVAGGSGTYIPALTASAATGIHKGAEIASVRRSERGVTIAFHNRPSMRFDEVVFACHGDQVLPLLADPSDRERDVLANFTTTANVAWLHTDASVLPVRAPARASWNYRLAADADTAPTVTYDLNRLQGLAAPEQYCVTLNPDGQIDERRVLRKFVYRHPLYTRAAVGAQKQWGELSGVNRTHFCGAYWSYGFHEDGLNSAIRVAGALGVEW; encoded by the coding sequence ATGAAGAACATCGCGGTCATCGGAGCGGGCGTTTCCGGGCTGGCTGCCGCCTACCTCCTGAGCCGCCGCCATCGGGTGCAGCTGTTCGAGAAGGAGCACCGACTGGGTGGCCACACCAACACCGTCCTGGTCTCGACGCCGGCGGGCGACGTCGCGCTCGATACCGGCTTCCTCGTCCACAACGACCGCACCTATCCGAACCTGGTGCGGTTGTTCGCAGAGCTGGGCGTGGCGACTCGCAACTCCGACATGTCCTTCGCGGTGTCGTGCCGACAGAGCGGTCTCGAGTACAGCAGCCGTGGCGCCAACGGGTTCTTCGCGCAGCGGTGGAACATGGTCCGGCCGTCGCACCTGTCCCTGCTGCGGGAAATCGTGCGCTTCAACCGGGAAGCGCCGGCGCTCCTCCGGGCGCCGGATGGCGAGCGCCACACGCTCGGCGACTTTCTTGAATCGCGGCGCTTCGGCGATGCGTTCACGCATCGCTATCTGCTGCCCATGGCATCGGCGATCTGGTCGGCATCGGTCGGCGCGATCCGATCGTTTCCGGCCGTCACGCTCATCCGATTCCTCGACAATCACGGGTTGCTCTCGCTGAACGCCCAGCCGACGTGGAAGGTGGTCGCCGGCGGAAGCGGCACCTACATTCCGGCGCTGACGGCGTCGGCGGCGACGGGCATTCACAAGGGAGCGGAGATCGCCAGCGTGCGGCGCAGCGAGCGCGGCGTGACGATTGCTTTCCACAATCGGCCATCAATGCGGTTCGACGAGGTGGTCTTCGCCTGTCACGGCGATCAGGTGCTGCCACTGCTCGCCGATCCCAGCGATCGCGAGCGTGACGTCCTCGCGAACTTCACGACCACGGCCAACGTCGCATGGCTCCACACCGACGCGTCGGTGTTGCCAGTGCGGGCGCCAGCGCGCGCCTCGTGGAACTACCGGCTCGCCGCCGACGCCGACACGGCGCCGACGGTGACCTACGACCTTAACAGACTGCAGGGACTGGCGGCGCCGGAGCAGTACTGCGTCACCCTCAACCCCGATGGCCAGATCGACGAACGACGAGTGCTGCGGAAGTTCGTCTATCGCCATCCGCTCTACACGCGAGCGGCCGTCGGTGCGCAGAAGCAGTGGGGAGAGTTGAGCGGCGTCAACCGCACGCACTTCTGCGGCGCGTACTGGTCCTACGGGTTTCACGAGGATGGACTGAACTCGGCGATCAGGGTCGCCGGCGCCCTCGGGGTCGAGTGGTGA